The following are encoded together in the Euwallacea fornicatus isolate EFF26 chromosome 11, ASM4011564v1, whole genome shotgun sequence genome:
- the LOC136342219 gene encoding mediator of RNA polymerase II transcription subunit 15-like → MADDSWRTPVFRQNVVAKIDEAIRQSGMNTSRNSIEMENHVFQKAKNKEEYLSFVARLILHVREMNSKKGQPGAMNGVPGAPQQQAPGMPDPINALQNLASQGSRNPMGGMNPQPGQMTGPGQPVSNMMQNSNFNNRCGNQQMMGMGGMPMQVPRMQNMAMTANNPMPGQIPMQLQGQMGGQMPGQMGGGMQMQPQVVGPGQMNAGQMGGGGMPMGPGGMSGPMMQTLPPKQHNAPGAMLLNPNMMGGGGYVRQAGPGQMFVQSPLQASAQSPAGAGISQPPSASPALAPSPGSSMGMPIGVRQLGMTPSPGTSLNTPGQPGHSPMNAGGTLPDEQAYREKIRQLSKYVEPLRKMITRMGNDDGEKMSKMKKLLEILSNPQQRMPLETLIKCEIVLEKIDFKRGDGLPFKEPHVFHSLLDAVSQNLQSPVINHTLHRTFGPTLDALFGPEFKLVPPLKKMCIEEPTSDIPDVLQGEIARLDQRFKVSLDSNQPPGAKGIQLTCWLDDKQLPCVPPISVTVPEEYPKESPTCHMAPYEYNATEFLSDVQDALLARIKKLPRNFSVSHLLDTWEMSVRQASSPAGAVAINSLAVLMGL, encoded by the exons aTGGCGGACGACTCCTGGAGAACTCCCGTCTTCAGACAGAACGTAGTCGCCAAGAT agaTGAGGCCATTAGGCAATCTGGAATGAACACCTCTCGAAACAGTATTGAAATGGAAAACCATGTATTTCAAAAAGCCAAAAACAAAGAGGAGTATTTAAGTTTTGTTGCTCGCTTGATCCTACATGTTAGAGAGATGA ATAGTAAAAAAGGACAACCAGGGGCCATGAACGGTGTCCCAGGTGCGCCACAGCAGCAGGCACCAGGCATGCCTGATCCCATTAATGCCCTACAGAACTTAGCTAGCCAAG GCAGCCGAAATCCTATGGGTGGCATGAACCCTCAGCCAGGTCAAATGACTGGTCCAGGACAGCCAGTTTCAAATATGATGCAAAACTCGAATTTTAATAACCGTTGTGGAAATCAGCAAATGATGGGCATGGGAGGCATGCCAATGCaa gtGCCCAGAATGCAAAATATGGCAATGACAGCAAATAATCCTATGCCAGGTCAAATTCCCATGCAACTCCAAGGGCAGATGGGGGGTCAGATGCCAGGACAAATGGGGGGTGGCATGCAA ATGCAACCACAAGTGGTAGGTCCAGGTCAGATGAACGCTGGCCAAATGGGAGGTGGTGGTATGCCAATGGGACCGGGTGGTATGTCAGGACCCATGATGCAAACGTTGCCCCCAAAACAGCACAACGCGCCTGGAGCCATGTTATTAAACCCCAATATGATGGGCGGCGGGGGCTATGTAAGACAGGCCGGTCCTGGACAAATGTTTGTTCAGTCGCCTTTGCAGGCATCCGCTCAATCACCTGCGGGCGCCg GTATTTCCCAGCCGCCTAGTGCTTCACCAGCTTTAGCTCCTAGTCCTGGTTCATCGATGGGGATGCCTATTGGTGTGAGACAGCTGGGGATGACTCCTAGTCCTGGAACGTCGCTGAACACACCTGGGCAGCCTGGACATAGTCCTATGAATGCCGGAGGGACTTTGCCAGATGAGCAAGCTTATAGGGAAAAG ATAAGACAACTCAGTAAATATGTGGAGCCTCTTAGGAAGATGATCACTCGAATGGGGAATGATG atGGAGAAAAAATGAGTAAAATGAAGAAGTTGTTGGAAATATTGTCTAATCCGCAGCAGCGCATGCCGCTGGAGACGTTGATTAAATGCGAGATTGTATtggaaaaaatcgattttaaacGAGGAGATGGACTGCCTTTTAAGGAGCCTCACGTATTTCATTCTTTACTTGATGCAGTATCGCAAAATTTACAGAGTCCGGTGATCAATCACACGTTGCACAGAACTTTTGGGCCCACCTTGGACGCGTTGTTTGGACCAGAATTCAA ATTAGTACCccctttgaaaaaaatgtgcatAGAAGAACCCACAAGCGACATTCCCGACGTTTTACAAGGTGAAATTGCACGTTTGGACCAGCGTTTTAAGGTCAGTCTTGATTCTAATCAGCCCCCAGGCGCCAAAGGAATTCAGCTCACTTGTTGGTTGGATGACAA GCAACTACCATGTGTTCCTCCCATATCAGTAACTGTTCCTGAAGAGTACCCAAAGGAATCTCCCACGTGTCATATGGCTCCGTATGAATATAATGCAACCGAGTTTCTTTCTGACGTGCAGGATGCTCTTTTG GCGAGAATTAAGAAACTCCCCAGAAACTTTTCCGTTTCACATTTGCTGGATACCTGGGAAATGAGCGTGAGACAAGCTTCATCACCCGCCGGCGCCGTAGCAATAAATTCATTAGCAGTATTAATGGGATTGTAA